The genome window TAAAAAAAGACAATCTACGAAAGGGATTGAAGAGGGTCAGGCCGGGAATTGAGCAATACCCATATGATAGTGTCAGAGATTGACAAATTCCCGGCCTGACCCCCAGAAGTTCGCATGCTAAACTTGACGCTTAAACGTTATAGCGTTAAGGTGCCCTCATGAGCGGAAGATCCAGACGCGCCACCATCTACCTCGACCCTGACCTGCACAGGGCCCTGAAGCTCAAGGCGGTCCAGATGGACCGGTCTGTCTCAGAGCTGGTGAGCGAGGCCGTGAGGGAAAGCCTGACCGAGGACGCCGAAGACCTGGCTGCTTTCGACACACGTTCTTCGGAGCCCGATCTGGATTTCGAAACGGTGGTCCGGGACCTGAAGGAACGTGGCAAGATATAAGCTCCTCATCAAACCCTCCGCGGTGAAGGAGCTCGAATCGATCCCGGAAAAAGACCATCCCGGATCGTCTACCGGATCCAGGGACTCGCAGACAACCCCCGCCCCCACGGCTGTGAAAAGCTTTCGGGGCAGGAAAAATATCGTCTGAGGCAGGGTCGATAC of bacterium contains these proteins:
- a CDS encoding ribbon-helix-helix domain-containing protein, which gives rise to MSGRSRRATIYLDPDLHRALKLKAVQMDRSVSELVSEAVRESLTEDAEDLAAFDTRSSEPDLDFETVVRDLKERGKI